The DNA sequence GCCGGTATGGCGCATGGCGGCGGCATAGGCGTTGTGGACCTTCTCAGGGTCGTGGCCGCCGCGAGACAGCTTCCAGATCTCGTCATCGCTGAGGTCGCTGACCAGCTCCAACAGCTCGGGATACTTTCCAAAGAAGTGCTCGCGCACATAGGCGCCGTTCTGGGATTTGTAGTTCTGATAGTCGCCGTCCACGCACTCCATCATCCGCTGGCGCAGCAGGCCGCTCTTGTCCTTTTCCAGCAGGGCATCCCAGCCGCTGCCCCAGATCACCTTGATCACATTCCAGCCGGCCGCCCGGTACAGGCTTTCGAATTCCTGGATCACCTTGCTGTTGCCACGCACCGGGCCGTCCAGGCGTTGCAGGTTGCAGTTGACGACAAAGATGATGTTGTCGAGCTTCTCCCGACCCGCCAGGGAAATCGCCGCCAGCGATTCCGGCTGGTCCATTTCACCGTCACCGAGGAACGCCCAGACTTTGCGGCCCTGGTGTTCCTTCAGGCCGCGATCTTCCAGGTAGCGCATGAATCGCGCCTGGTACGCGGCCGTGATGGGGCCGAGCCCCATGGACACCGTCGGGAACTGCCAGAAGTCCGGCATCAGTCGTGGATGCGGATAGGACGAGACGCCATCGCGGTCGGTCTCGCGACGAAAGTTATCCAGCTGATCCTCGCTCAGGCGTCCTTCCAGGTAGGCGCGTGCGTAGATGCCAGGAGAGGAGTGGCCCTGGATGTACACCATGTCACCGGCGAACTGCTCGGTGCGGCCACGGAAAAAATGCTCGAAGCCGACGTCATACAAAATCGCCGCTGATGCGTAGGACGCAATGTGCCCACCCACGTTCGAATGTTTGCCGGCGCGCAGCACCATGGCCAGTGCGTTCCAGCGAATATAGGCGTTGATCCGGCGCTCCACGGCCAGGTCGCCGGGGTAGGGCTGCTGGCGGTCGACTGGGATCGTATTGACGTAGGGCGTCGTCACGCGACCGTAGAAATCGCCGTGGCGGTTGGCGTCGAAATCAAGCATCTGGTCGATCAGGTAGTGGGCGCGAGGACGCCCTTCGACACTCGCCACCGATTCAATGGATTCGAGCCATTCGCGAGTCTCTTGTGGATCCTCGTCGAGAAACATGGATTGTTGTGCCATCGTTGTCGTCTCCTGGACAGTGCTGCAGCACCGAGTCGTTTGGTGCCTGACTAAGGGGCGTGGGTCGACGCCAACCTTCGAGAATTTTGTAGTTGCAGATGCAACTACGTGCGAGAACTTAGCCTGCCGCGCGCTACAATTGCAACTAAATCGATTTCCAAGAAAGGTGCTGCATGTCTTCCAGCGAGCCGGATACCTGGTTCAGATTCGTCAGGGCCCACCGTTGCCTGATCCGCGAAATCGAGCGCCGGCTGGCGGCCGCCGGGCTGCCTGCCTACGCCTGGTACGACGCGTTATGGGGCCTGGAAAGCGGCCCGAACGGTGCACGCCGCATGAGCGAGCTGGCCGACGTCATGGCCATCGAGCGCTACAACCTCACCCGCCTGGTGGACCGCCTGGAGGCGGAAGGCCTGGTCACCCGTAGCCGCGCCAGTGATGACGGTCGAGGTGCGTATGCCGCCATCACCGAGAGCGGAAAAGCGCTGCGCAAGAAGATGTGGAAAATCTATGAAGGCGCGGTGGACGAATTGTTCCTGTCACAATTCGATGACGACCAGCAGCGGGTCTTCAGCCAAGCGCTGGAGCGCGCGGCCAATGCCGCGCGCGGCAGCGGTCGAGCGAAGTGAACGCTACGTTTCATTGCAACAGATACCGACTCATCGCCTGCTTGACGCGCGCCTGTTCGATGGCTCCTTCCTGAGCCAGCGCTTGCAGCGCCAGCACCACGATCCAGTGTTTATCCACGGCTTGCGAAGAGGTCCCGGTCGAATCGGCGCCGAGCGCTACGAACCGTGACGTGACATGTGCGCCGATCTGATCGGCGACGTGCTGCGCGTAGCCCGTCACGGCGACGACCGGGCCGCTCCCCGCGCCCAGGCAATCGAGCAAATGCGCGGACCGCTTCGGCCTCTCGGGGTGCAGGCGGTTCCAGCGTTGGGCTTTGTCCGCGTCACGGGCCAGGCGGGTGTAGCTGGGGCAGCTCCACAATTCACTCGCGATGCCCCAGTGTTCACCCAGCATCCGTGCTGCGCTCACCACCGACTGCAACGCCAACCCGGCGCCCAGCAAGCGAACCTGGGGCGCTCCCGCATCAGTCTCGATCTCGGTGAGCTTGTACATTCCCTTGAGTGCCTGGCTCGCACTGATGTTGCCGACGGGACCGAGGAAATCGTTGGGCTCATCGTGAAGCGCCATGTAATAAAAACCGTCGTTTCCCTCCACGTACAGGCTCTGCAAAGCGGCCAGGGCAATGGCGTGCGCTTCGGCACCGCTGGCCGGGTCGAAGGGCAGGCATTGTGGGTTGGCCACCAGCCAGAGCGGCATCCAAGGGTGAACGCCTTTAGCCCATCGCGAAGGCAAGGTTTCGATGTCGTTGCACAAAATGCCCCGGTTGGCGGACTCGTTCGACAGCGCGCAAAGTTCCGCCGATGTCGCCGAGCTGGTCAGGTACAGCATCGGTTTTTCGCTGGCGCGTGCGGCAGGACTCAAACGCAGGGGCCAGGCGCTGATGCGGGTGTGACAGTTCTCGACTTCAGGTTGCTTGTTGGCGCGGATCACCCAGACATGCCGGGCGGTTCCCGGGTCTCTCTCGAGGCGATTGGCGATATCGATCATGGTGTAGAGCGGCGAGGAAAAACCACTGGCGTGCAGCGCTGAAAGCGTTCGGATCTTGTTGATACAGGCCTGGGCGGCCAGGCGGGTCTCTGGTGTTTTGCTGAAGCTGGCAAAGCCGATCATTCCACAATCTCCGTGCGTTCCGTCGTGCTTGCACCATACGGCACGGCTCAATATGATTGCAAATGCAATGAAATCCACCTGAAATGGAGTTCCTCATGACCACGGCTTGCGCCATCACGCTCTATACGGCTGATACGCCCAACGGGCAGAAAATCAGTATTTTCTTGAAAGAGGCAGGCATCGATTACGACGTGGTGAGGCTCAACCTGTCTGAAGGGCGACAGCATTCACCGCAATTCCTCGCCATAAACCCGAACGGGAAAATCCCTGCCATCGTGGATCACCAGGCCGGGGTCTCGGTGTTCGAATCCGGCGCCATCCTGGGTTACCTGTCGCAGAAATACGCATGCCTGCGGCCTGATACATCTGCCGAACAGCTTGCGGTTCAACAGTGGCTGTTCTTCCAAGTGGGCGCCATCGGCCCGATGCTGGGCCAGCTTTGGTGGTTCCTGCATGGCAGCACTACGCAGAATGAGGAAGCGATCGCTCGTTATCGCAAAGAGGCCCTGCGCCTGTATGGCGTGGTGGACAAGCAACTGGCCGAGCGCAGTTACCTGGCGTGCAATCAGTATTCCATCGCGGATATCGCAGCGTTTCCATGGCTGCGCACCTTTGAGGAGTTGGATTTGGATATCACTTCTTTCACTCATGTGCGGCGCTGGCTGGAAACGATCGAGGCGCGTCCTGCCGTGCAGGCTGGGCTTGCCCAGTCTCGAGATACGCCTTTCGGTTGATGCCTTCCTGCTCCGGAACGAGCCGCCTGATTGCAAGAAAAGGGCGGCTGCGCCAGAGAGTTGAGTTCCACAAGTCTCGCTTCATTCTGGTCATCGGGTGTGTAGTGGTTATTTGGCTTTACTACGAGTTGATACTTGGGTTGAATGCTTCCGATAACGCGACAACAGGAAAACCAATACAAAAAGTAAATCCATAAAAAAGGGAGTTTTTATGAACGGTCAAGCTGTGAAAGGCAGGCGAGTCATAAATACAGGGTCTGAATTGGATGAAAGACTCAAGAGTACATTTGAAAAATACCTGCGGCCGCTGGTGGGTTGCCATTATGCTTACTTCGTCATGTATAAAGGGCGAGAGGTAAAGCCGAGGATCTTTTCCAACTATCCCAAACGTTGGCTCGATGTGTATAAGGCCGAGAACTATCACCTTATCGATCCGGTCATCAAGCACGGCCTGAAATGCATAGCCCCTTTCTTCTGGCATGAAGCGCTTGAGTCCAAGGCATCAGATCAAGGGCAGGCGGTTTTTGCCTCTTCGGAAAAATTTCAAATATCGGACGGGTTTACGTTCAACTTGCATGATGCCAATGGCTTGTTCGCTGCACTGAGTATCAGCAATACCGAGCGCCGCAAGGACTTCCAGCAAACCATGATGCGCAGGGCGGCAGAGATCCAGATGACGCTCATTCAATTCCAAGACAGATTGACTGATTGTTTTTCCTTGAGCGAATTGTTTCCGGAGTTGACTGAGGCCGGACTGTCGGACAGGGAGCTTGGTGTATTGAAATGGGTGGTCATGGGCAAGGCCTACAGCGAAATTGCCGTCATTCACGCCATCTCCGTGCGCACCGTGAAATTTCATATGGCGAACATTGTAGACAAACTGTGCGTCTGCAACGCCAAGCAAGCCGTCTACAAGGCTGTCAGCCTGGGATTGGTCTGAAACTGCCCGTGGCCATGCTGGCCTGGCAGCTCAACCGTTGCGGTCCCAGGCACGCCACGCCGCTGCTTTGATTCTATCGTTTGTTTAAGGCTCCAGTCGTTTTCAGGGCGCACCGGCATATTGAGCAGCAGGACCTTTTCACCGGGTGAAGCTTCTCCGGTATCCAGGACCTCATAGTGCCAACCAGCCCTGAGGACGATGCGCGACATGGCTTGGCTGACCACTGTGATGATCGAATCCAGGTTCTGTCGAGCGGCATGGCCGTGCATGGCCAGAAGCAGCATCTCGGTCAACGGTGCGTGGCTCAATCCCATGGCTCGGGAACGGGTCTTATCAACAAAAAAACGACTGGATTCGGCAATCGACTGGTCTTTAGGAAGTTTGCACTTGAAGAAGTTTCGAAACGGACCTTCGACCATATAAGGGTTCAGTGTATTGATCAGGCGTAAACTACTCAGTGGACGCCCTGCATAAAGACCTACCAGATAAGTTGCACAGGCGTTGTCATATTCATCAATCTCTCTTCCATGCTGCGTCGTGACGCGCCAGTCAAGTCGGTCGGAAAAAACTTCTTTCCTCAATCCATACAGGTCACCCAATAACTCTTCTGAGGCGTCTGAATAATTGATGGCATGAAAGCTGACCTTGTCCATATGTCCTGCAATGTCCTTGGGTATTTGAATACTGAATCGTTAGCGCGCGCCGAGCATGGCGATATGAATCAAGGAAAGCAACTGTACCTAGATACAGAGCCCAAATAAAAGGGCTGCACCCAGGTACAGTTGTTAGACAATAAAACAATGTTAACTATAGATCAGGATTTATCCACGGCGCCGTCAGCCCGCCCAGTGGGATAAATATCTTTAGCACCTATAGGAATAACAATATGAGTGTCATGACCCGTCTGGATGATAAAGAAGATATCACCCAACATGAAATTTCTGCCTTGAAGACGCGCTTCAATCTCGCTGACGCCCATACCCATCAGGACCAAAGTGTCACCCAGCGAGAGATAGTCAACCGTCTCCCCGAACTGTGGTATCGCGCTCAAGGCCAAAGCCAGTATCAGAGCGAGCAGGAATTCATCCAGGCGTTTTTCACCTTCCATGGACAAGAGCATGCGCTCAAGCGCCATGATGAGATTTACCTGGTTTACGCGGCCTCCATTGCGATGCACAT is a window from the Pseudomonas brassicacearum genome containing:
- a CDS encoding helix-turn-helix transcriptional regulator, producing MNGQAVKGRRVINTGSELDERLKSTFEKYLRPLVGCHYAYFVMYKGREVKPRIFSNYPKRWLDVYKAENYHLIDPVIKHGLKCIAPFFWHEALESKASDQGQAVFASSEKFQISDGFTFNLHDANGLFAALSISNTERRKDFQQTMMRRAAEIQMTLIQFQDRLTDCFSLSELFPELTEAGLSDRELGVLKWVVMGKAYSEIAVIHAISVRTVKFHMANIVDKLCVCNAKQAVYKAVSLGLV
- a CDS encoding acyl-homoserine-lactone synthase, with translation MDKVSFHAINYSDASEELLGDLYGLRKEVFSDRLDWRVTTQHGREIDEYDNACATYLVGLYAGRPLSSLRLINTLNPYMVEGPFRNFFKCKLPKDQSIAESSRFFVDKTRSRAMGLSHAPLTEMLLLAMHGHAARQNLDSIITVVSQAMSRIVLRAGWHYEVLDTGEASPGEKVLLLNMPVRPENDWSLKQTIESKQRRGVPGTATVELPGQHGHGQFQTNPRLTAL
- a CDS encoding MarR family winged helix-turn-helix transcriptional regulator, whose translation is MSSSEPDTWFRFVRAHRCLIREIERRLAAAGLPAYAWYDALWGLESGPNGARRMSELADVMAIERYNLTRLVDRLEAEGLVTRSRASDDGRGAYAAITESGKALRKKMWKIYEGAVDELFLSQFDDDQQRVFSQALERAANAARGSGRAK
- a CDS encoding transketolase-like TK C-terminal-containing protein, which encodes MIGFASFSKTPETRLAAQACINKIRTLSALHASGFSSPLYTMIDIANRLERDPGTARHVWVIRANKQPEVENCHTRISAWPLRLSPAARASEKPMLYLTSSATSAELCALSNESANRGILCNDIETLPSRWAKGVHPWMPLWLVANPQCLPFDPASGAEAHAIALAALQSLYVEGNDGFYYMALHDEPNDFLGPVGNISASQALKGMYKLTEIETDAGAPQVRLLGAGLALQSVVSAARMLGEHWGIASELWSCPSYTRLARDADKAQRWNRLHPERPKRSAHLLDCLGAGSGPVVAVTGYAQHVADQIGAHVTSRFVALGADSTGTSSQAVDKHWIVVLALQALAQEGAIEQARVKQAMSRYLLQ
- a CDS encoding glutathione S-transferase family protein is translated as MTTACAITLYTADTPNGQKISIFLKEAGIDYDVVRLNLSEGRQHSPQFLAINPNGKIPAIVDHQAGVSVFESGAILGYLSQKYACLRPDTSAEQLAVQQWLFFQVGAIGPMLGQLWWFLHGSTTQNEEAIARYRKEALRLYGVVDKQLAERSYLACNQYSIADIAAFPWLRTFEELDLDITSFTHVRRWLETIEARPAVQAGLAQSRDTPFG